The Williamsia sp. DF01-3 genome has a window encoding:
- a CDS encoding chloride channel protein: MTRGAAVVALGARIGSRLERSSYAVRWLVLGISIGVVAGLGAVVFFEMLELAGRLLLEGLGGYEPPKAGRDGDTGHSDGFSRPWAIPLVVAGGALASAVLVARLAPEAEGHGTDAAIEAVHSGPRSIRMRAVGVKMVASALTIGSGGSAGREGPAAQISAGFGSLFTRWLNLTDDDGRIAVAIGIGSGIGAIFGAPLGGAVLSGAILYRNDFEFRTLIPGLISSVTAYSVFGSVEGYDPLFGFVADDYRFESPTQLIWFAVIGLLAGGVGILYSRFFYGTVSVFARLPGNRIVKPAVGGLLVGLLALAMPEILGSGYGWVQEAMSAETLASMPLWIVLALPFAKILATSLSIGSGGAGGIFGPGMVIGAFVGAALWRLLEPFAPGVPEAPAAFVIVAMMACFGAIARVPVAVMLMVAEMTGGYTLIPGGMVAVGIAYLLVLRSGDSIYRAQREDREAASVERSGSRPLD; encoded by the coding sequence ATGACGCGAGGGGCTGCTGTCGTAGCGCTCGGCGCCAGAATCGGTAGCCGACTCGAACGCTCGAGCTATGCCGTCCGATGGCTGGTCTTGGGCATCTCCATCGGCGTGGTCGCCGGACTCGGCGCGGTGGTCTTCTTCGAAATGCTCGAGCTGGCCGGCCGACTCCTCCTGGAGGGCCTCGGCGGCTACGAACCTCCAAAGGCCGGGCGCGACGGCGACACGGGCCACTCAGACGGTTTCAGTCGGCCCTGGGCAATCCCCCTCGTCGTCGCCGGCGGCGCGCTTGCTTCGGCCGTTCTCGTCGCACGTTTGGCACCGGAGGCAGAAGGGCATGGCACCGATGCCGCGATAGAGGCCGTCCATTCCGGTCCGCGCAGCATCCGGATGCGGGCGGTGGGGGTGAAGATGGTCGCGAGCGCGTTGACCATCGGCTCCGGCGGATCTGCGGGCCGGGAAGGACCGGCGGCACAGATCTCCGCAGGATTCGGGTCGCTGTTCACGCGGTGGCTGAATCTGACCGACGACGATGGCCGAATCGCAGTGGCGATCGGGATCGGGTCAGGCATCGGGGCAATCTTCGGAGCGCCTCTGGGTGGCGCGGTGCTGTCGGGAGCCATCCTGTACCGCAACGACTTCGAGTTCCGGACGCTCATCCCCGGGTTGATCTCGTCCGTCACCGCCTACAGCGTGTTCGGCTCGGTCGAGGGCTACGATCCACTGTTCGGATTCGTGGCCGACGACTACAGATTCGAGTCACCCACACAGCTCATCTGGTTCGCCGTGATCGGACTACTCGCGGGCGGCGTGGGAATTCTGTACAGCCGCTTCTTCTACGGCACGGTCAGCGTGTTCGCCCGGTTGCCCGGCAACCGGATCGTCAAACCCGCCGTCGGCGGTCTCCTGGTGGGCCTGCTCGCCCTGGCGATGCCCGAGATACTGGGCAGCGGGTACGGCTGGGTGCAGGAAGCGATGAGCGCGGAGACACTGGCCTCGATGCCGCTGTGGATCGTGCTGGCACTCCCCTTCGCCAAGATCCTCGCGACGTCGTTGTCGATCGGGTCCGGAGGCGCCGGCGGCATCTTCGGTCCGGGCATGGTGATCGGCGCGTTCGTCGGCGCTGCGCTGTGGCGACTGCTGGAGCCATTCGCGCCCGGCGTCCCCGAGGCGCCGGCGGCGTTTGTCATCGTCGCGATGATGGCCTGTTTCGGCGCCATCGCCCGTGTGCCGGTAGCGGTGATGCTGATGGTGGCCGAGATGACCGGCGGCTACACCCTGATCCCCGGCGGGATGGTCGCCGTGGGTATCGCCTACCTGCTGGTGCTGCGGAGCGGGGACTCGATCTATCGCGCTCAGCGCGAGGACCGGGAAGCGG
- a CDS encoding Ig-like domain-containing protein, with translation MVFLIALAAVMSACASDAPTPKYSDQVVSTTPFDDLLQPAVKITGFADKPVVDGDVGFSPGAPVKVTASDGRLTDVQITNSAGAPVPGTLSPDKKSWTVAPGSFGYNKTYTLTADAKGIGGSTKATTSFTTSSPNNLTQAYVLPEDNSTVGVGMPVAIRFDEAIPNRKAAQDAITVRTDPPTEGGFYWLSDTELRWRPAQFWKPGTKVDVAVNTYGIDLGDGLFGQENLKTNFTIGRELIATADDNTKTITITENGKVIKTMPTSMGKDSTPTDNGTYIIGDRLDRIVMDSSTYGVPVNSPAGYRLDVDYATQMSWSGIYIHSAPWSVYAQGSENTSHGCLNVSPENALWWVQNSLRGDVITVKNTVGPELSGTDGLGDWNIPWETWKQGNA, from the coding sequence ATGGTTTTCCTGATCGCACTCGCCGCGGTGATGTCGGCGTGTGCCTCCGATGCCCCAACGCCCAAGTACAGCGATCAGGTTGTCAGCACCACACCGTTCGACGATCTCCTGCAGCCGGCGGTGAAGATCACCGGTTTCGCGGACAAGCCAGTGGTCGACGGTGATGTGGGGTTCTCGCCCGGTGCGCCTGTGAAGGTCACCGCGAGCGACGGGCGTCTCACCGACGTCCAGATCACCAACTCGGCGGGCGCACCGGTGCCGGGCACGCTGTCGCCGGACAAGAAGAGCTGGACCGTGGCCCCTGGGTCGTTCGGTTACAACAAGACCTACACGCTGACCGCTGACGCCAAGGGCATCGGTGGCAGCACCAAGGCGACCACCTCGTTCACCACGAGTTCGCCCAACAACCTCACCCAGGCCTACGTACTGCCCGAAGACAATTCGACCGTCGGGGTCGGGATGCCGGTGGCAATACGTTTCGACGAGGCGATCCCCAACCGCAAGGCTGCGCAGGACGCGATCACGGTCCGTACCGACCCACCTACCGAGGGTGGCTTCTACTGGCTCAGTGACACCGAATTGCGTTGGCGCCCAGCGCAGTTCTGGAAGCCCGGCACCAAGGTTGATGTCGCGGTCAACACGTACGGGATCGATCTGGGTGACGGTCTCTTCGGGCAAGAGAACCTGAAGACCAATTTCACGATCGGGCGCGAGCTCATCGCCACTGCCGACGACAACACCAAGACCATCACCATCACGGAGAACGGCAAGGTCATCAAGACGATGCCGACGTCGATGGGCAAGGATTCGACGCCCACCGACAACGGCACGTACATCATCGGTGATCGTCTCGACCGCATCGTGATGGATTCGTCCACCTACGGTGTCCCCGTGAATTCTCCGGCCGGGTACCGGCTGGATGTCGACTACGCCACCCAGATGTCGTGGAGCGGTATCTACATCCACTCCGCGCCGTGGTCGGTGTACGCGCAGGGCAGCGAGAACACGAGTCACGGTTGTCTGAACGTCAGTCCGGAGAACGCTCTGTGGTGGGTTCAGAATTCGTTGCGAGGCGACGTCATCACCGTGAAGAACACTGTGGGTCCCGAGCTGTCGGGTACCGACGGCCTCGGAGACTGGAACATTCCGTGGGAGACCTGGAAGCAGGGCAACGCCTGA
- a CDS encoding DUF3631 domain-containing protein — protein sequence MEALAATVPSAIGVVDRAADVWEPLGTVADVAGSGWGQRVRREASALTRLHHEDN from the coding sequence GTGGAGGCGCTCGCCGCTACGGTGCCCTCTGCGATCGGCGTAGTCGACCGGGCAGCCGACGTATGGGAGCCGCTGGGGACAGTTGCAGACGTAGCAGGATCAGGGTGGGGGCAACGCGTGCGTCGGGAAGCCAGCGCCCTCACCCGTCTCCATCACGAGGACAACTAA
- the orn gene encoding oligoribonuclease, with protein sequence MQDKLVWIDCEMTGLQLRSDKLIEIAALITDSELNIIGDGVDVVIHADDDALAAMPAVVKKMHAASGLTEEVRASTVTIEEAQKQVLDYLRKHIDTAGAVPLAGNSIATDRGFIARDMPELDAYLHYRMVDVSSIKELCRRWYPRIYFGQPEKGLAHRALADIRESIRELKYYRATAFVAPPGPESSAIEEVTKTLGPA encoded by the coding sequence GTGCAAGACAAACTTGTGTGGATCGACTGCGAGATGACCGGGCTGCAATTGCGCAGCGACAAGCTCATCGAGATCGCAGCCCTGATCACCGACAGCGAACTCAACATCATCGGTGACGGCGTCGACGTGGTCATCCACGCCGACGACGACGCCCTGGCGGCCATGCCTGCGGTGGTGAAGAAGATGCATGCAGCATCCGGACTCACCGAAGAAGTGCGTGCGTCCACGGTGACCATCGAGGAGGCGCAGAAGCAGGTCCTCGACTACCTGCGCAAGCACATCGACACCGCCGGCGCAGTCCCCCTCGCCGGCAACTCGATCGCCACCGACCGCGGCTTCATCGCCCGGGACATGCCCGAACTCGACGCGTACCTGCATTACCGGATGGTCGATGTCAGCTCGATCAAAGAGCTGTGCCGCCGGTGGTACCCGCGCATCTACTTCGGACAGCCAGAGAAGGGCCTGGCACACCGTGCGTTGGCCGACATCCGGGAATCGATCCGGGAGCTCAAGTACTACCGGGCAACAGCGTTTGTCGCCCCTCCTGGGCCCGAATCGTCGGCCATCGAGGAAGTGACCAAAACGCTCGGTCCGGCCTGA
- the cmrA gene encoding mycolate reductase (Catalyzes the final step in mycolic acid biosynthesis.): MPIPHPTPSARAVVTGASSGIGAALSTELARRGHSLILVARREEILTATATELSATFGVEAEVRATDLSDPTATDTLCNELRDREISILCNNAGIATFGPLSELDPEYERAQVRLNTVAVHDLTLAVLPQMVQREAGGILMVGSAAGNMPIPNNATYAATKAFVNTLSESVRGEVAGKGVHVTLLAPGPVRTHTPTPEEASIVDRVVPDFMWNSSESVAKLSLDALERNKMRVVPGALSKAMSVAGGYTPRKFTAPIVGSFYRKLGD, translated from the coding sequence ATGCCTATCCCCCATCCGACACCGTCAGCCAGGGCAGTCGTCACCGGCGCATCGTCGGGTATCGGCGCGGCACTCTCGACCGAGCTCGCCCGACGCGGGCACTCCCTGATCTTGGTTGCCCGCCGCGAGGAAATCCTGACCGCGACCGCGACCGAGTTGAGCGCGACATTCGGTGTCGAAGCGGAGGTGCGTGCCACCGACCTCTCTGATCCGACCGCGACCGACACCCTCTGCAACGAGCTCCGCGACCGTGAGATCTCCATCTTGTGCAACAACGCGGGCATCGCCACCTTCGGACCGTTGTCCGAGCTGGACCCAGAATACGAGCGAGCACAGGTGAGGCTCAATACTGTTGCGGTGCACGACCTCACACTCGCGGTTCTGCCGCAGATGGTTCAACGCGAAGCCGGCGGGATCCTCATGGTCGGTTCGGCGGCGGGCAACATGCCGATCCCGAACAACGCCACATATGCGGCGACCAAGGCGTTTGTGAACACCCTTTCCGAATCGGTCCGGGGTGAGGTGGCCGGCAAGGGCGTGCACGTGACTCTGCTGGCGCCGGGACCAGTGCGTACCCACACTCCGACGCCCGAAGAGGCAAGCATCGTCGATCGTGTGGTCCCCGACTTCATGTGGAACTCGAGCGAGTCAGTGGCAAAACTCAGCCTCGACGCCCTGGAGCGAAACAAGATGCGTGTGGTCCCCGGGGCGCTCTCCAAGGCGATGTCGGTTGCCGGTGGCTACACCCCCCGGAAGTTCACCGCACCGATCGTCGGCTCGTTCTATCGCAAGCTCGGCGACTAG
- a CDS encoding nitroreductase family deazaflavin-dependent oxidoreductase: protein MTAPFPDRRWGSSSSPLNRVMFAVAATPPGTWLARKMIPLDRRLLIRSRGRFTIAGPVGAPTMLLTTIGAKSGQHRVSPLLYLREDPDLYVVGSNFGQPHHPAWTANLLANPAAWVNIDGTGIAATATLVEGSEKERLYREFEKVARNYAIYRSKTSRDIRMFRLSAT from the coding sequence GTGACCGCACCATTTCCCGACAGGCGTTGGGGCTCGAGTAGCTCGCCGCTCAACCGGGTCATGTTCGCGGTGGCCGCCACCCCACCCGGAACGTGGTTGGCACGCAAGATGATTCCGCTGGACCGGCGACTCCTGATCCGTAGCAGGGGACGGTTCACCATCGCCGGTCCGGTCGGAGCCCCCACCATGTTGCTGACGACGATCGGCGCAAAGAGCGGGCAACACCGGGTATCGCCCCTGCTGTACTTGCGCGAGGACCCCGACCTCTACGTGGTCGGTTCCAACTTCGGGCAGCCCCACCACCCCGCCTGGACCGCGAACCTGCTCGCGAACCCCGCGGCATGGGTGAATATCGACGGAACCGGGATCGCGGCGACCGCCACCCTTGTCGAGGGCAGCGAAAAGGAACGCCTCTATCGCGAGTTCGAAAAAGTGGCGCGCAATTACGCGATCTATCGCAGCAAAACCTCGCGAGACATCCGTATGTTCCGGCTGTCGGCCACCTGA
- a CDS encoding NADPH-dependent 2,4-dienoyl-CoA reductase — MTNPYPKLFEPLTINKVELKNRVIMGSMHTGLEDRLWDVDKLAAYYAERAKGGAALIITGGIAPTRAGLLSPFAGKLTNKLDVIRHRRLTSAVHKEGGKIAMQVLYAGRYGYTPFKFSVSWEKSPVHPFQPIKMNDALIKHAIWSYGRCAKLAREAGYDGIEIMGGEGYLLNTFLCKRTNDRTDKWGGSTENRQRIVVEIVKEIRKRVGPDFMVIMRQSIADLVKDGQTWDEIALLARKLEEHGVDAINTDIGWHEAQVPTIVTSVPRGAFVSYTERLREEVSIPLIASNRINTPELGEQILEGGRVDAISMARPLLADPEFANKAEAGRAAEINTCIACNQACLDHAFVGKKVSCLVNPRAGRETTLTLGTTRKSKRVAVVGAGPAGLSAAVAAARRGHEVHLYEAGEHIGGQFSIAARIPGKEEFSETIRYFTAQLEATGVHVHLNTWVSAEELIDEKFDDVVVATGVTPRMPDIPGIDHPKVMSYAEAVLGHKAIGKTVAVIGAGGIGFDLTEFLTVDDSPTLNVKEWAEEWGITDDLGVPGFVGKPRPTPAARTVYLVQRKSGRQGKSLGKTSGWVHRATVKMKGVEQISGASYDKIDDAGLHLSFAPKEEGGERTTRVLDVETVVVCAGQESVRELVDPLTVAGVSTHVIGGADVAAELDAKRAIRQGTEVAASIV; from the coding sequence ATGACCAACCCGTACCCAAAACTGTTCGAGCCGTTGACCATCAACAAGGTCGAACTCAAGAACCGCGTCATCATGGGCTCCATGCACACCGGTCTGGAGGATCGCCTCTGGGACGTCGACAAGCTCGCCGCCTACTACGCCGAACGAGCCAAAGGCGGTGCGGCACTGATCATCACCGGAGGAATCGCACCGACCCGTGCGGGCCTGCTGTCGCCGTTCGCGGGCAAACTCACCAACAAGCTCGACGTGATCCGCCACCGACGCCTCACCAGTGCGGTGCACAAAGAGGGCGGCAAAATCGCGATGCAGGTGCTGTACGCCGGCCGGTACGGGTACACACCGTTCAAGTTCAGTGTCAGCTGGGAAAAATCACCGGTGCACCCGTTTCAGCCGATCAAGATGAACGATGCCCTCATCAAGCATGCGATCTGGTCCTATGGGCGCTGCGCGAAGCTCGCGCGCGAGGCGGGTTACGACGGGATCGAGATCATGGGCGGCGAGGGCTACCTCCTCAACACCTTCCTGTGCAAGCGCACCAACGACCGCACCGACAAATGGGGCGGTAGCACCGAGAACCGCCAGCGCATCGTTGTCGAGATCGTCAAAGAGATTCGCAAACGAGTCGGCCCCGACTTCATGGTGATCATGCGTCAATCTATCGCCGACCTCGTCAAAGACGGCCAGACGTGGGATGAGATCGCCCTGTTGGCACGCAAACTCGAAGAGCACGGTGTCGACGCGATCAACACCGACATCGGGTGGCACGAAGCGCAGGTGCCCACCATCGTGACGTCCGTTCCTCGTGGGGCGTTTGTCAGTTACACCGAGCGCCTGCGCGAAGAGGTGTCGATTCCGCTCATCGCTTCCAACCGCATCAACACCCCCGAACTCGGGGAGCAGATCCTCGAGGGTGGACGAGTCGACGCCATCTCGATGGCGCGTCCTCTACTGGCCGACCCCGAGTTCGCCAACAAGGCGGAGGCCGGGCGGGCCGCCGAGATCAACACGTGCATCGCCTGCAACCAGGCGTGCCTCGACCATGCTTTCGTCGGCAAAAAGGTGTCGTGCCTGGTCAATCCCCGCGCAGGACGCGAGACCACGCTCACGCTCGGCACCACCCGTAAGTCCAAGCGCGTCGCCGTGGTGGGTGCTGGGCCGGCCGGACTGTCGGCTGCGGTCGCCGCCGCACGGCGGGGGCACGAGGTGCACCTGTACGAGGCCGGAGAACACATCGGCGGTCAATTCTCGATCGCAGCGCGGATTCCCGGGAAAGAAGAGTTCTCCGAGACCATCCGGTACTTCACAGCCCAGCTCGAGGCGACCGGAGTCCACGTCCACCTGAACACCTGGGTCAGCGCTGAAGAACTGATCGACGAGAAGTTCGACGACGTCGTCGTGGCGACCGGCGTCACCCCGCGCATGCCCGACATCCCCGGTATCGACCACCCCAAGGTGATGTCGTACGCGGAGGCTGTGCTCGGCCACAAGGCAATCGGAAAGACCGTTGCTGTCATCGGGGCCGGCGGTATCGGCTTCGACCTCACCGAGTTCCTCACCGTCGACGATTCTCCCACCCTGAACGTCAAGGAATGGGCAGAAGAGTGGGGCATCACCGACGACCTGGGCGTGCCGGGGTTTGTCGGTAAACCGCGTCCCACCCCCGCTGCACGCACGGTGTACCTGGTCCAACGCAAATCGGGTCGGCAGGGTAAGTCGCTGGGCAAGACGTCCGGCTGGGTGCACCGTGCGACTGTCAAGATGAAAGGCGTCGAGCAGATCTCCGGTGCCAGTTACGACAAGATCGACGATGCAGGCCTGCACCTGAGTTTCGCGCCGAAAGAGGAAGGCGGCGAGCGCACCACGCGGGTGCTCGACGTCGAGACCGTGGTGGTGTGTGCTGGTCAGGAGTCGGTGCGCGAGCTCGTCGACCCGCTGACCGTCGCGGGTGTGAGCACCCACGTGATCGGCGGCGCCGATGTGGCCGCTGAACTCGACGCGAAGCGGGCGATCCGCCAGGGCACCGAGGTCGCCGCAAGTATCGTCTGA
- a CDS encoding PadR family transcriptional regulator: MALEHAIMTSLAERPGTGYEIGQQFTRSIGHFWSATHQQIYRTLKKLHTDGLVSFESVAQDGRPDKKVYTLSAKGRVALREWVSSPTEPQQLRDELGVKIRAAEFGNLPGLIAELKRHRDLHEGRLRLYQEFEKNDYPDPDALNFRKLKQYLVLRGGVRIEMGFIEWCDEVIGALSAQLDEPPSN, encoded by the coding sequence GTGGCACTCGAACACGCGATCATGACCTCGCTCGCCGAGCGTCCGGGCACCGGTTACGAAATCGGGCAACAGTTCACCCGGTCCATCGGCCATTTCTGGTCGGCCACACATCAGCAGATCTATCGGACGCTCAAAAAGCTGCACACCGACGGTCTGGTGAGCTTCGAATCCGTTGCGCAAGACGGCCGACCGGACAAAAAGGTCTACACGCTGTCAGCCAAAGGGCGTGTGGCGCTGAGGGAATGGGTCAGCTCCCCCACCGAACCTCAGCAGCTACGCGACGAACTGGGCGTCAAGATCAGGGCCGCCGAGTTCGGCAACCTACCCGGACTCATCGCAGAACTGAAGCGGCATCGCGACCTGCACGAAGGCCGACTGAGGCTCTACCAGGAATTCGAGAAGAACGACTACCCCGACCCCGACGCCCTCAACTTCCGCAAGCTCAAGCAATACCTGGTCTTGCGCGGTGGAGTGCGTATCGAGATGGGGTTCATCGAGTGGTGTGACGAAGTGATCGGCGCGTTGAGCGCTCAGCTCGACGAACCACCCAGCAACTGA
- a CDS encoding DUF6188 family protein: MHLWIQGHHVERLTFDDNLTFFFDGHCELVLWSPFSLTSPPIGGRGIDHDDIDPANVIPEQRPLFTMLGSRCAVAECTDDGDLHMEFGDGSSIDVPADPDGPSWELFAKRQGYATCERSGEIRVIEHHHAAH, encoded by the coding sequence GTGCACCTGTGGATACAAGGCCATCACGTCGAACGACTCACGTTCGACGACAACCTGACGTTCTTCTTCGACGGTCACTGCGAGCTGGTGCTGTGGTCGCCGTTCTCACTGACCTCACCACCCATCGGAGGACGCGGGATCGACCACGACGACATCGATCCGGCCAACGTGATCCCCGAGCAACGTCCCTTGTTCACCATGCTGGGCAGCAGATGCGCAGTGGCCGAATGCACTGACGACGGGGACCTGCACATGGAGTTCGGCGACGGCAGCAGCATCGACGTTCCGGCGGACCCGGATGGGCCGTCGTGGGAGCTGTTCGCAAAACGGCAGGGGTACGCCACCTGCGAGCGGTCCGGTGAAATCCGCGTGATCGAACACCATCACGCCGCCCACTGA
- a CDS encoding cytochrome c oxidase assembly protein — protein sequence MSTTTADSIDIRRSGAASIGWVLSWVAAAVAIAVTAISASVVLDLAGVGDPGALTRYGLPTVQTIGEVGAVVAVGGTLFAAFFVPPQSDGVLDVGGYRAIRFAAVGALVWAISALLMIPLTVSDTSGFPLSETMSVDRLITALDQIADARSWLWTALFALICAVVSRIALRWTWTLIALPLALLTLMPTALAGHSSTGGSHDYATNSLILHIVGACLWMGGLFAVLVYARGGGRHTTLAVRRYSRIAFWCFVVVGASGVINALIRVHLDQLFTETYGQLVVAKTVALVVLGGFGAWHRRHTISTLSATENRTPLIRFALAELFVFAATFGLAVGLSRTPPPANANPADMPATELILGYRLDEAPTIGRIFVDWRFDLLFGTLAIVMAVVYLRGVYRLRKRGDAWPIGRTIAWMLGCAAFLFATSSGLGKYAPALFSVHMVAHMMLSMLVPVLLVLGGPVTLALRAIPPAGRTAPPGPREWILAVLHSPYSRFLTHPLVASVLFVGSYYVLYLGGLFEMLAEYHAAHVAMNLHFLVSGYLFYWVVIGIDPSPRTLSPVAKLAMVFGSLPFHAFFGVALMSTDNVIARSYYNSLLLPWNPDLLSDQRLGGGIAWAAGEIPLVLVMLALLVQWSRQDQRQATRFDRREDRDHDSELASYNAMLAQLAGRPGGPGQAGAKATTPVGDDHDIEADGDEVVDVDASETGPGARK from the coding sequence ATGAGTACGACTACAGCCGATTCGATCGACATCCGCCGCAGCGGGGCGGCGAGCATCGGCTGGGTTCTGTCCTGGGTCGCGGCGGCTGTGGCCATCGCGGTCACGGCCATCTCGGCGAGCGTTGTGCTCGATCTGGCCGGCGTCGGTGATCCCGGTGCCCTGACCCGGTACGGGTTACCCACCGTCCAGACGATCGGGGAGGTCGGCGCCGTCGTGGCTGTGGGCGGCACGTTGTTCGCGGCGTTCTTCGTCCCCCCACAATCGGACGGGGTACTGGACGTCGGCGGCTACCGGGCCATCCGATTCGCCGCGGTCGGAGCCCTGGTGTGGGCGATCTCGGCGTTGCTGATGATCCCGCTCACCGTGTCGGACACCTCGGGTTTCCCGCTGTCGGAAACGATGTCCGTCGACCGTTTGATCACCGCCCTCGACCAGATCGCCGATGCCCGTTCCTGGCTGTGGACTGCTCTCTTCGCGTTGATCTGCGCCGTCGTATCCCGCATCGCCCTGCGGTGGACCTGGACGCTGATCGCATTGCCGCTGGCTCTGCTGACACTCATGCCCACTGCTCTTGCCGGGCACTCGTCAACCGGCGGCAGTCACGATTACGCCACCAACAGTCTCATCCTGCACATCGTGGGTGCCTGTCTGTGGATGGGTGGACTCTTCGCGGTCCTCGTCTATGCGCGCGGAGGCGGTCGCCACACGACCCTGGCAGTCCGGCGATACTCGCGCATCGCGTTCTGGTGTTTTGTTGTCGTCGGTGCCAGCGGAGTGATCAATGCGTTGATCCGAGTGCACCTCGATCAGTTGTTCACCGAGACATACGGCCAACTCGTTGTGGCGAAGACCGTCGCTCTGGTTGTACTCGGCGGCTTCGGGGCCTGGCACCGACGCCACACGATCTCGACTTTGTCGGCGACGGAGAACCGGACACCCTTGATCCGGTTCGCCCTGGCCGAGTTGTTCGTCTTTGCGGCGACCTTCGGCCTCGCGGTCGGACTGTCCCGCACGCCGCCACCGGCCAACGCCAACCCGGCCGATATGCCGGCCACCGAATTGATCCTGGGCTACCGATTGGATGAAGCCCCGACCATCGGGCGGATATTCGTCGACTGGCGCTTCGATCTGCTGTTCGGCACGCTCGCCATCGTCATGGCGGTTGTGTACCTGCGAGGGGTGTACCGGCTGCGCAAACGGGGCGACGCGTGGCCGATCGGTCGGACAATCGCCTGGATGCTGGGGTGCGCGGCATTCCTCTTCGCCACGTCGTCGGGCCTCGGAAAGTATGCGCCGGCGCTGTTCAGCGTCCACATGGTGGCGCACATGATGTTGTCGATGCTGGTGCCGGTGCTTTTGGTTCTCGGCGGCCCGGTGACACTGGCGTTGCGCGCCATACCGCCTGCGGGCAGGACTGCTCCTCCGGGGCCGCGCGAGTGGATTCTCGCCGTTCTGCACAGCCCGTACTCGCGCTTCCTCACCCACCCGCTGGTCGCGTCGGTGCTGTTCGTCGGCAGCTACTACGTGTTGTATCTCGGCGGCCTGTTCGAGATGCTGGCCGAATATCACGCGGCGCACGTGGCCATGAATTTGCACTTTCTGGTCAGTGGCTACCTCTTCTACTGGGTGGTCATCGGCATCGATCCGTCGCCGAGGACCCTGTCACCAGTGGCGAAACTCGCCATGGTCTTCGGGTCGCTCCCGTTCCACGCCTTCTTCGGTGTCGCTCTGATGAGCACCGACAACGTCATCGCGCGGTCGTACTACAACAGCCTTCTGCTGCCGTGGAATCCCGATCTGCTGAGTGACCAGCGGCTCGGTGGGGGCATCGCGTGGGCGGCAGGCGAGATACCGCTGGTGCTGGTGATGTTGGCGCTGCTGGTGCAGTGGAGCCGACAGGACCAACGTCAGGCGACTCGGTTCGACCGCCGGGAAGATCGCGACCACGATTCGGAGTTGGCGAGCTACAACGCTATGCTCGCCCAGCTGGCAGGTCGGCCCGGTGGGCCGGGGCAGGCCGGGGCCAAGGCGACAACCCCAGTAGGGGACGACCACGACATCGAAGCGGACGGCGACGAGGTTGTCGACGTGGACGCGAGCGAGACAGGTCCTGGCGCCCGTAAGTGA
- a CDS encoding single-stranded DNA-binding protein yields the protein MYETYTTVIGTAITNPRRRQTAAGEDVLSFRMVCNPRRVDKRTGEWVDGPALYLTVSCWRRLIDGVAPVVAKGRPIIAHGQLKTNEYVSDNGERRSDLEMTATAVGLDLTRCRVAYEGSSRVTRSTDAPQTGVTAPTTCDSGEAAAA from the coding sequence ATGTACGAGACCTACACCACCGTGATCGGGACCGCGATCACGAACCCACGTCGCCGACAGACCGCGGCCGGCGAAGATGTGTTGTCGTTCCGGATGGTGTGCAACCCCAGACGCGTTGACAAACGAACTGGCGAATGGGTGGACGGGCCCGCGTTGTATCTGACGGTCAGTTGCTGGCGCCGACTCATCGACGGGGTCGCGCCGGTGGTCGCCAAAGGCCGGCCGATCATCGCGCACGGTCAGCTCAAGACAAATGAATACGTGTCGGACAACGGCGAACGGCGGTCGGACCTGGAAATGACCGCAACGGCGGTCGGGCTCGATCTGACGCGCTGCCGGGTCGCGTACGAGGGATCGTCAAGGGTGACGAGATCCACCGATGCGCCCCAGACCGGGGTGACCGCGCCGACAACATGCGATTCGGGCGAGGCGGCTGCGGCTTGA